The segment TAAATAGggttatttaaaacaaagaaaatcccTGGTTTTTTTATCCATCCtagagggggctggaggcatggggctgggcggggctgcaTTTGTGGGTGGGTGTAgttggggggaggctgcaggaggcagggtgtgggcaggagtagccaggaggagcagggtgctggggagagccataGGGACCCAGAGGGAGGCagccctcttctcctcctcaccGCCCCCGCCCATCTGCTCCCCCATGTCCACCCAGGTCTGAGAACACACATGTTTCCTGTGGGCTTGCAAATATCTGCAGGACAGGAGTCCTGGGCTGGGTGAGCTCCATAGGGTGTCTCAGCAGGACTCCTCTGGGCCTTGGGCCAGCCCACTCTTACCTCTGGGGCTCACGGAGAACAAGGGAACTGCGACAGGCGTGTTTATGAAGGCGGGAGGGAATTATGGCTCCCCGGCCAGAACTCTCCCTCGTCCGTATTGCTTTGCCCTGCTCAGGCCACCCACTCGGCCTTAGCGTCTTCTCCAGCGTTTTCAGAAACACGCGCCGGGTAACACGTGTCACGCAGGAGACACATTCTGTGTCGTGCCCAAGAGatccagggggctgggcaccttGCAGGGCTAACGGCTGCTTTGCTTACAGCTGGATGCCTGCCCCTGGTCTCCGGGTATGTGAAGAGAAACAAGGCCACAATAATTACATTTAAGGAGGATCAAACATTTGCGCTTCGCCTTGGTGGCCTGGAGGAGACGTTCTATGACGGGCAGCCGGCCATGCTGGGATACTGGGAGAAGCTTTACCTGCCCCGTCCTGTGAAGATGGAGGTTCTTGGCAGCGTGGATGACGTGCcgtgtctggccactgggcagcaGCTGCTGATCCTTGTTGCAGGCGATGGCAGAGTCTACGCGTACGAAGAGGAGCGGCTGCACGTAGTTGGCGGGGACTTGGAGGAGTTCCTGACTGTAGGGCTGCAGCGCTTTGGGAAGGAGGTCTATGAGTGTGCAGAGGGCCTGGCGGTAAGTGGTCAGCACAGGCATAGGAGCGGGAAACGTTCCACGCTGGCTCCTGCTCTGGTCTTGCATGAGTCACCCAGCCTTCCTGCCAGGGGCTTACCTGCCCTGGGG is part of the Pelodiscus sinensis isolate JC-2024 chromosome 20, ASM4963464v1, whole genome shotgun sequence genome and harbors:
- the LOC142819181 gene encoding uncharacterized protein LOC142819181, which produces MSRAGGGASGAGGAAGRKRKEGAGLVSSLLAEPRPRPAPDQTRVSAPGGWSRVAAERGKGTWPAASRWGLLRQCGRPGCLPLVSGYVKRNKATIITFKEDQTFALRLGGLEETFYDGQPAMLGYWEKLYLPRPVKMEVLGSVDDVPCLATGQQLLILVAGDGRVYAYEEERLHVVGGDLEEFLTVGLQRFGKEVYECAEGLASEEEKAKDPEIREIRQSTRDFVNSKADAFQKHLDFLKSL